The following DNA comes from Miscanthus floridulus cultivar M001 chromosome 5, ASM1932011v1, whole genome shotgun sequence.
ATATTAGAACCTCTCTACCAAGCACTGTGCAGACATGCAAAATAAAGGAAGCAAAAGAACATGAACACTTGCAACAAAAGGAGAAAAATATAGAATTCTCCTTTTGTGACGCTAAATACAAGGGGGCTGACGCGGTTGAAAGAACTTCCAATAATGCATCCAGGGGTCTACTAAACAGGATGGTTAATTTTGGTGCACACCCCCAAACAAATTGAAGAGGACCATGCTCCAGACTGCTTGATTTCTAGAATGGCAGGGATGAGGGGAAAAGCatgaaaacaaaaaggaaaaggaaTGAATCTCAATGACAGTGCCAATTCAGCTATAGCCAGAACATGCTGCTACTAAGGCAGTTAAAAAATGACATTAAGTAACTATAATTGTGGAAGGGCCACCAAACATCAAGCTAACTATCGTTATTCCATTCTGTATTATGTTCTCAGACTGAACATCAAATGAGCTGGGCATATACATACCTCGTATCTTTGGATCTGATATTCTTCAAAAGTTGTAATATACTGAGAATAGGTATTTGTTAGCCCCGCAAGAACAACATGAATATTATTAAATTCACCACTGTTGTCACTTGTAAGTACAGTTTTGACAGCATCACGTAGCCTCCTGCCAGCCATTGTTGTGAATTCTGAACCAAAACATAACCATACAAAATGCATGACATGAGCATAGGGATGTCCACAATAAATATCAATAGTATCAACACATCACATGCATTCTTTGGTCTTTGCTTGGCAAATATCTTATAAATGAGGAATTGGAAATTTACCTCCAGGGACACACAAGATAACCAGCTGGCCAATTCTTATGATCTGAATTGGAAGAATTGCAGGCTGCATAATAATAATACATGAGTCAGCGCAGTACCAACAAACAAATTCAGTAAGGCGGACTTAATTACTTGGTTTCACAGCTGATATAAGAGAAATATCATTTTCCCCCTTCAAAAAATGCAGGAGAGCTCTGTGCCATTTCATTAAGATAATAAAGAAGTACAACTGTACAAGATGTAAAAAACAAGGAGGAAGCTAGTAAAGACCCCCACCCCccatcccacccacccacccacccaccactCACGAAAAGAAGAATCATTTTCGCAAATTGATACTGCCTATGATTATGCTCTAAAACAAAGCTCAAGATCAGTTAAGACTTGAAAGAAATGATCAAATGAGACTCACAACGTCACTAATATTACTAGAAAAGAATGCTATAGCAGCCTATGTGGTAGTGATTTGATTAAGCAACACATGTTCTGTATTGATGGCAACCTCGGTGTCAACTATCAAATGAACTAAGGAATTTGCATTTGCTGTGAAAACTAGAAGCTGTACAATTGTTGAAAAAAGGAAGACATACCGCCCAATCATATGGTTCCTTCATTTCACCAGTATCTAGCAAgataggttttggtgcttgacattGGACTTGCTCCTTCCCTGGTTTCTTAAGTAAGTTTCTTACTAACCTCCAGAAAGCGTTTCCCTGATAAGACATAGTATAAACCAGTCAATACCATGTTAGTGAAACTTGTTAGGCTCATTTGATTAATATGATCAACCTTGGCATCTCCTTGTTTAAAGTCAAAAGCTCCAGGACCATCTGTGGTTCCAGCGGCAAAGGCAAACCCCATGGCTGCTGGGCATGTTTTCACAACTTGCTGACCTCCTGTACTTGTAGGAATATTCACTTCAAGTTGTGAGAAATCTAGGTAAGTATGCCTAAAGTCAACTTTGCCTTGTATTTCTTCAGAAGCTGAATTAAAAAGATCTACAGCCTTTTGAAACTGCCTATTGCCAATGATACGGGTACTTTCAAATTCATCAGGATATCTGCAACACAGCAAGGATTCATCGAAAATAAATAAATTCTTCCAAATATACAAAAACATGAAAGCTATGATTATAATGACTTGTAAATATGGTGAATACCCTGGTCCTCGTCCATAGCATAGTTCATTCTTCCCATTGCATGTGCTGTGATTGAAGTCACAAGGAAGGCCAGTGTCTATACAGAAAGTTCCCAGGACATTTGGACTAACATCACCACAATTTGACTGGCAGAATGCAGAAACAAATTTAGGTCTGTTTTGTTGAGTGCTTCTAATGCGCCTGATGATACTTGAACCAGATAATCGCAGGCCACCTGAGGCTTCGTAGGATGACGCCAATTGCACTAAGTCATCAGCTGACCAAAAACAATTATAAGAGTAGTTTAGCAACAACCTAAAATATTTCATTTCTATACAAAATTTATGCAGTCAAGAAGTATGGAACATACTTATCTCGTTTGGTTCAGGAATTATCAAAGAGACTCTTCTCGGAAGTCCAGAGGTCATGTGTAAAGATTCCAAACCATCATGATTTCCATGAGCTGCCTGTTTTGGAATGCCATTTTGTTCTGCCCAATCTTCCATGAAACGTGCAGCTGCTCCTTTGTTATCACCACTTATTAAAGAATTTGTACGACTCATAGATGTTCCATGGGTTGCAAACCAATTGAAACTCCCAACTGGACCAGATTCGTCATCTACAAACTTGACGAGGGTCATTTCTTTATCAACATCATACTTATACTTGCCTCTCTCTTCAGCGGGGTTATTTAGATATGCACTTGGGCTGCGATTCACACCGGCATCAAGGAGGTCACCTGAAAATCATGTGGTCACAAAATATTAGCTGTAACTAGATCCCAGTGAAGCAGCCTTCAGCCCTTCACACAGCAAGTTGAAGGACATTGATCACTGTGGGCTTGCCGACTGGCCAAACTCAAACAATCAATTAACCAACCAGGGATAAAGTAGTAACATTGGGAGTCCTACTTAAAACTAAATGCAATTTAAATTAGAGAGGAATTGAATGAATTAAAAAAATGCTGAGTTAATCTCGGTAGTGTTTGGGAAAACCTAATTGGCCCCAGAAAACAGACATAATTTTGTACCTTTGTTCACATAGATTTTCCCAGGACGGAGATTGTTGTGAGCTTCAACAATGCATTGCTCAATTCCATTGACAATCACATCAAATGATTGACGAACAAACCCAAGTGATGTGACAATATAAACTACATACTGCAGATAACCGCCAGGACCAGCATGCGTATGGATTCCACTGATAGCCACATTATTCTCATTATAAAGATCTCCATACCTGCCAAATTGAGGGTTGCATAGTCAGCTACACCATCATGAGGGTGCAAGGGAAAAACTTACTTTTACAAAATATATAATGATCCATCTAATCAACATTATGTCTGGACTCCTCTGTGCAGTGGAATTTAAAATGGCTAAGCATTTTGTCATTTATCACATAGTGTTGAAATGAGACTATCTCGAATATAAGATTCAAGAGTGATCACTCTTACCTTGCTTTGAGCCTTTCAAGCACCTTTATTGTAACAATCTGTGATGCCATGCAAGCATCAAGATTTACAAACACAACACGCTTGCCGTTAGGCTCAGCAACGATAAACGCACGAGCCTTTAGCCTAAAGTGAATTCCTGATGCAATCTGCTCAGAATTTGCATATCCCATCATGTTAACGTCTGCTGCTGGCCCTGTTATGTCATAGCTCCCCATACCGACCAAATATGGTGAATCTGAAAGTGCTGGGCTGCAGTTCTGAAGAACAAATACCAGAAAAAGGCATAGCCATATCTTGGGCAAACTAAAACCAGAAACTTGGAATCGCAAGGAAGATGATGCCTCCATCAGGAACCAGGGATGGGCTTGTTGATCAACTCATGCAAGATGGATATCTCAATAAACTGACAAATTGACTACAGGCTGCAAAAGAGAAGATTTGGTACCTATTAGAAAAGCTGACAGATCATAGTCGCACAGGATATGTGTTATCCAAGCAAGTAAGAAAATGAGAGCATGGAATTTTTCTAGAACGTAGTAATTGCATTTCTCCACAAGAACACAGTATACTAACATACATGAGCTAATGTTTACCAAATATAGCTGCAGATCCCTTGGTGATAAATTAAACAAAAAGTAGATCTCTGAATCACAGCCAAGAAGATATGTCAGCATACAAAATGGTATTATTGGACAAAACAATTCGACCTTATGAGATCCTGGCAGCGGCAGAAGAGGAGAGTGGAGGTGGAAGTGGGCAGATTTGGGCAGCGAAAAGCCAAAGAGGATGGGAATTGGGAGCCTGGGAGGCGAGGGGCACAAGTAATATCCTTGGAAGCACATGCCGCCTAGGCGGCCACACTCAAATCTGccctgacctcagattcttggcgTATACTATCACGCACCCACGGGAGATCAGCGCCACAAGTCTAATCAGGCAACAAGCAACCAACACGAGAGTCCAATAGCTACACCAAACCCCACAAGCAACACCACAGCAAAGAAACAGGTCCAGTCTAGTCACTCCCCCACCAAACAAGCAACAGCAGCACAGTTTttccaacaacaaaaaaaaaacagcagcaCAGTCTAACCGTCATGGGCAGCACATAAGCTAAGCCAAACAGTATAAGCATCCTGATAACTATAGCAAGCATCTCACTGAGTAGCATAACAACTGGACAACCtgcgctgaaaccctagcttgaTTTGCGCACCCAATTAGCACCAAATCGGGGGGAAATTGAGCAAGGACGCGGGCAGGCCAGGACTCGAAAGGAAGAGGGGGAAGCAAAAACTCACCCCGTGATCGGCGAAACCCCTTTCCTTCATTCCTTCCTCCCTCCCCCGGATGATTCAGTTGCTGCTGCGGCCGCAGTGACTGGCCGCCTACGACGCCATTTATACCTCGGCACTGCGACGCCCCGCACGGAACGCGACGCGACCCGCTGAAAATTCCGAGAGCGGGGGCGCCTCGTAGTCGTAGCCCGTAGGACTGGGATGGCGTCGGCTTTGTGCAGCTCCGCTGCGCCCCTGCCACTGCCAGTGTGCAACTATTTTAAGGCGAGCCGGGTTCGAATCTGGGCGCGGGGCGAGCGGAGCGGATGTGGACCGATGGTGACGAAGCCAGGGAAGAACCGACGAAGTGGCGCGACGCCGCGACGGGGACGGGCGGGGTGAGGCCTGAGGCGTGGTCCGCGTGGAAGACACGGGGGGGGGGAGAAGCCGAGCTGAGCCAAACTAGCTAGAGCCGTGAGCTTTCCGTCGGGGGCGGTAGAGACTAGAGAACCTGGCCCGCTCTCGCTGCTCACCGGTCCCGCGTCGTCGGCCTTTCCGGCTTCTGCTTCAGCCCGGCTTCCGCTCTAGCGGCTAGGCGAATTGCCTACCAGCAGGAAATGTTTTACTACTTCTTTGTCCCCTGAATAAATAAAAGCGTAGAGTTATCTTAAActaaactttttaaaatttaactAAATCTATAGAAAAGTACAACAATATTTATGACACAAATGaataaattataaaaatatatttcatagcgTATTTAATGATATTAATTGGATGTCATAAATTTTGGTATTCTgatttagttaaacttaaaaaatTAACTTAGGACAACTCCACGAGTTGATTTATTCGGGGTTGAAAGAAGTATCGGAGTAGTGGATCACAGAAATCGATGTTCCCAGTCCGAAAtattcggctgatggtttctgcggctgataagtcgactgaagctgatttgttgtgagagaaaaaaaaacattataCGTTGaccgataagttcaagcgaatagggcCTCCAACTTCTTTGGACAGATTAAGGTTTCATGTTTGTTTGCTAGACAAGGTCTGTAAACTTGTGTGTCATCTAGCCTGTAATCCAAGGGCCATGAATGATGAAACCCACCGACAATTGAACTAGTTTGATTTTTAGTTTGGATTTCAAAAGTATCTATTTTGAAATGTTGTTGAATTGTACGAGGCCCATTTACTGGATTTTAGATAATTGTGATATGAAAGTACAGCTAACATAGAGTGTATATGCACAAAGGGAAGATTACTTTGGTAATAGGAGGTGACCAAATAGCACACTACCTATCCATGTACCGAGACGTTCTCGAGGTTGTTTGGTTGTTTGTCTAGATAATTTCGTGTATCGCCTGTGACCTGTTTTGCTAGGAGATATGCTATTTTATTACAAGATCGAGAAACGAAAACTCTTGGAACAGAGTACTCAGCTCCCGAAACTCCTTCATGGTTAGTGCATGATTTGGGTAGCTGGGTTGAGTCCGGTTTGCATGGGAGGTGCGAGTTTGAAGCAGATCTCTAGCCCACTGCAGCACCATCTGCTCCAACTTCGTCTTGTCTGCTGGCTTTTAACAACAGATCTGGATCCTCTCGCAGAAAACAAACAAATTTGTGTACCGAATTAATTAATGATAACTGCGTAAGTGATGACTCGTGCTTGTTCTGTAGCGATAATGGGTGTGTGTATGCTTCTCCTGAAACGGCGGTTTGCTTGGCAGGCTAACTCGTTCAGACCGGACAAGATTCAGCGACGTGTGCTGCGAAGTGCTCTGATCTGGACGGCTCGTTGGACTATCTCAGCCATCATTGCGGTGCTTATTATTTCTCCCATGACATGTGGGTCCTTTGGCCTCCGTATACGCTACGCAGACGTGATTAGCGTGAGCACAAAGCAGGTTGATCCACCTGACGTGCACAGGCCGATGTCTCCCACGAATTTGTCGGATATATAACAAGTTAACAACACACACGATGAGTTCTCCGTGTCTTCAACGATCTCTCTCACCTTCTGCCCCTTTTCGTACTCATCACAATACAACAATGCATTTGCGGTGTGCCTGCCACGTTGCAGAGAAAAGCAACAGGCAACTCGCCGAGGGGTTCGCGCGTGTTCCTCGGCGGCCGGCGCCGTGCAGCCCGTGCTCCGCTCCGATGCAATGCGCCCGGCGGTCGAACCACCTAGATCAAATGCATGCCGCTGCCAACGCCCAATCATGAAAGGCAAATCGATCGGCATCGTCGCGACAGCAGCCAACATCCGTGGCCGTGAATCCGTGATCACTAATCACTTCCACACGCGGCATCGAGGCCGTGTGGCGCCCGCGTAGATCTCGGTTAGGTCGCCGGTGCACTGCGTCGCCAATTGCCATCCAGTGCAGATGGAGTCTATTGATTTTAAATTGAACTTATGTAGAACCAATATAACATTTGTATCTTTAGGGCTGTTTTGTACAGCTCACAACAGCTTTATAAGCGGTtgtgatctttttttttttttttttttgctaaacacTCATTTTCAAAACATCTTAACGTGTGAAGCTGTTTTTCTCCTCTCACGTAGACATGAGTTAGAATGGAGCTAAAAAATAGTACTCCCTCTTGAGCTCTTAGTGAAGCTATTTTGTCAAACACTTTTTTTAAAACAGCTTAGCTTTACTTAAAAAGCTGCTTGTTACGCTGTTTTAAAAAAATTCATTAGTGAAGCTgagttgttccaaacaaggccttaaatAGGTTTATTGTACAATTCTTATTTAAGTATCTAATATTACACGTTCAGTATTCTCTCCAATCTAATGTTAATTACACATTCAGTACTCTAGATAACACAATTCCAAGTTGAAGATATAAAACTATTCTGAGCGCGTCTCCAACAAGGTATTCCGAGCTAGCTATTTGATTATACGGAGGATAGTGAACATCTAAAAATCTGGTCACAGTTCGTTGCTCAGCTCACAGGATTTCTCGTGAATCTAGTGTCTCCGCTTGCAAGACCCACTCACGTCTATGTTGTGCGGCTGgtaactttttctttttttttcatccaaacgatcgtggattatttactgctagctggtttgtgagagaaaaatactgtttcagattataatccacgatcgtatacgagcaaacgaacgTGCTGTTAGATCTACTCATTGAGAATACCCTTGGTCGTCGCATCAACCATGGATGCACAAAGCAATCATCAATGTTATTAATTATAACATTAAATGTAACAGAACTCACACATAGACAGATTTTGTCCTTTAAACACCAACACATTAGAAAGAGCTTCACAGGCATATTATATTATTGAACCTTCGGACTTGTGTGCAAAAGCCACTTATAACCCAAGCATATGCATTAATtttatgatcatcatcatttctatccaaacaagccctacaAAAGGTGGAGAGAGGCCGAGCTCAGTAGCGTGAGCTTGTAACCCAAGCGGGGGCATCAAGGTGGTGTGGATGCTTAGTGATGGCTTCTGGACCCGGGCCCGTGTTGTGCCTTTGCTGGCCTGCCCGTCCCAAGTTGGTAGTGGTTGGCGGGGCCTAGGTGAAAGCTTGGGCCTCTCTAAACCTGAAGCGCCAGGAATGACGTGAGGCTGGCTTAACAAAAGAGGTGGAGAGAGAAGGATGGAAGCAATGGGTGGTGAGAAAACAAGAGTAGAGTGAGGACGTTACCTAGCAAAATAGTGATTGCCTTGCTAACCCTATTGTGGATTTTGGTGGATTAATGACACATAATCAAAGAACTAATCCTTGTACTAAGTGAAAGTTCATTCATATCCTCTTGGGCATTTGGAGACTCTTTGAAAGCATTAATTTAGATGTGTTACTATTGGATTCATGGAATTCTAACCGGTAAGGAGTTGTCCATCACCCATCCTCTCATAGAGTACTCTGGGAAGTTTCTATCGCTCTGACGATTTTAGTAAGAACCCTTGAGCATGATATTTGTTTCACTTGAGAAGATCATAGGGTTCGAGGAGTCTCAAGTCttggtggcttcctcaacaacaagGACGTAGTCACTTCTTTGTTCTCCTTCATTCTTGCGTTGTTCGTGTTCTTGAGCTTGTTCTCGTTGACTCGTGGAAATTTTACTCAATCTACTTTTTTAAGTATACTTGAGTGCAAGGAACTTCACACATCTAACTGAGGCTCTGGTAACAAGTAGATTTAAATTTTGATGGCCAAATTTGTAGATCCCGTAGGTAATTCGTTAATCTGACTGGACATCTGGTTTCCAACGTACTGTATATTCAGTATACACCGGACATCTAGTTCAAGTGTTGATTCTGCTGCAACTTTTGATTTAAATTTTTATTCAACCCCACTCTAGTCCCTGATTGATTCTTTCTTTCTCCTGCATTTATGTGAACAGTGGTCTCAAAACCTCCTTGCGGGCGAGAAGATACGTGAGGCAGCTTTGATCAGATCCTATGCTGGAGAGTGGTCTTCACTAGAGCGTGCTGAGGTGAACTTTCCACCACCTCTGAAACAATCATGGAAGCCACCTGTAGGGGACGGGATGAAACTGAATTGCGATGGCTCCTATAGGCAAGAGGGCAGATCCGGGGGATGGAGTTTTGTGAtccgaggtgctgatggaggtGTGATCAGCTCGGGTTATGGAGTCCTGACGAACGTGGGAGAAGCTTTTCATGCAGAAATTTGTGCCTGTTTACATGCTGTACAGAGAGCTGCTGATTTGGGAATTCAAAAGTGATATTGGCAACTGATGTCTCGATGGTGGTACAGGCCGTCACCTCTTCGGATTTTGATCGCTCTTCAGCAAGTGGCCTCATTTGGGAACTCAAAAACCTCTTGGCTAGCAATTTCGCTGCTTATGTTGTCGTTCATAATTCCCGTAATTGTAATTTGGTAGCCCACAATTTAGCTGCCCTTGGGGCGAGTTCAAGTCACGGTACTGATCCAGTGTTGGACAGTATTCTGCTTTGTATTCGGTCATTTGTAGCCAAAGATTTGGCGTTGGTTTATGAGTAATGGAGATCTCTTccatggtaaaaaaaaaaaaaaaaaaaaaaaaaaaaaaaaaaaaactccttgCGTGTATGGACTGTTTATTTGTATGGATCGGAGGGAGACCACCAATTCTATTGGCTTGAATTACTGTCTATCAGTGCTGTTTGAATTTAGTACAACAGCGGTTGTTAATGACTTTTGCCTCttatagaaataaaaaaaattacgTGTATTTCCAACAAGAACAGCGGTTTAAAATGACAGGGGATGATGTTATTAACATCAAATACATATATACATGTAAAAACTAAAGGGAAAACATTGTAAAATATTTTTGGATGGTGTGAATTTTATAGGTGTAGTGTACGCGTACTGTTTCCGAACATGTGTTGTATTCAAAACTCTTCTACCTTAATACAGTGATATGTAAGTCTTTTGTGTATTTGAGGAAAAAAAACACTTAACGTGCTACAAATGCACTAGAGGTGCCTGTAAAATAGTTGATGGACCCAATCAAGGGCTTAGAGGCACCAAAATGTCTCAATCTGTAAACACCGGATGGGGCATCTTCTGGAACTGTCCACTCTAGCGTTGCAAAACTCATTGGACTCACCGGCAAAGGCCTTGACCACTTGAAGCGCAGCGACCAATCGTCGTCATCATAGACAGGAACCCAATCGCTGCCGCCATCCAGCTTCTCAACGAGTGCGAAGGTACCGTCGGTGAGGAGGTCATTCCTTGGGCAGGCCGAGTAGAATGTAGCGTTCACAACGCTGCCCTTCCTGAAGGTTGAGTTCGCAGGGACATCCGACCTGACATCTCCAAACGTGACGCCGGGAGGTGTATCGTCGACTATGACACCTGGGAGCAGACCAATTTGCCGGTTTAGTAGATCAGGAGGCTGCAGATTTGTTGGGACCTCCTTGTTTGTAACCATGGCTGTAGCAAGTTTTTGGAATTCTTGAATGTAGGCGCTCAAGGTGTGAGGACCATACAGCGTGGATGCTCCCTGCAAAAACGCATTAGTCTGTATTTGTAATGTCCATTAAGTACATAAGGATGTTCATGAATATGTCTATTATTGTTTGACTTCTACATTGGGAAAAAAAATATGACAACAAAAGACAGAGATGCAAAGATACAACAGACGAAACAGGACCAAGTGCAGTTCAGCGATACCAATGAGATTGTTAAATATTCCTAATATAAGGTAGTTAAAATTCATATACTtaatgttggagttgttccaaattcactccaagatataggccaggcttctgacggagcgaagcggaggcccgtcgccggaggcgtgtaacccaaaactcttgagatagtgagattgttgctggctggtgcccgtggtttttccccttcacatcggaggggttttccacgttaaatcgtgtgtctcctctgtggcttgattcttttacttcatattcctatacgtcgttcataacacttAAGTACTTAACTAACAAATACACCGTGGGAAGACAGATGTCAAGCAAAATTAAGTCATTTCATTcaatgttttcttcttttaaagAAAACAATACACACCTCGTATCTTTGAATCTGATATTCTTCAAAAGTTGTGACATATTGAGAGTAGGTGTTTGTTAGCCCCGCGAGaacaacatgaacattgttatcaAACTGACCACTGTTTGTTAGCACATTTCTGACAGCATCACGTAGCCGCCTCCCAGCCATTGTTGTGAACTCTGAACCGAAATAACCATGAAAACATCATGATATGAGTTTTGGATATCATAAGGAAAGTCAGTAGATCAAGACATCACATGCACTGCCAAAGAATCAGGAATATATACCTCCAGGGACACACAAGATAACTAGCTGACCGATTCTTATGATCTGAATTGGAAGTATCGCAGGCTGCATATAAAAACACATAATTCAATAGAGGACAGTGAAATTTGAGCAAATGCAGTTGGATAGTTACTTGGTTCTGAGTCAGTGACAGACTGACAGTTAGTCTATGACTCATAGCCAGTGACACGTGTCCGATCATAAATATGTTGATATTGGGCTaaagttgttttgttgtgagagaaaaatactgtaaattctagccgataagccggctgataagttcaagtgaacaggGGCGTCCCCAACAGCAAACTCCTCGCTAGCTCAGAGTGACATGGAGGCAATAAAACAGATAAAAAAAAATACTCTCTAGCGATTAACTCGTCGCTAGCTCGGAGCTACCAAGGCGAACTCGTCCCTGCCTCTCTCCAACAGCCAATACGGAGAGGAGCAGCAAAACAGGTGGATATATTAATTTATCTAGTCAGCCGGCGACAATAGCAGCGGCGCCCTAAGCCTCAACTCAGCTAATGTTATATTTTACAAGCTTGTACTGTATATGCTCGTAAAGAGAAATAGGAAGACTTACTGCCCAATCATATGGAACCTTCATTTCACCGGTATCTAGCAGTATAGGTTTCGGAGCCTGACATTTCACTTGCTCTGTGCCGGGTGGCCTAATTACATCTCGTACTAACCGCCAGAATGGGTTCCCCTAACGAAGGATTACGTAAAAAAACAGTCAATAGCACGCCAACGAAATTTGTGAAGCTAGTGTTTGATTGTTACAGTAGGACCAACCTTGACATCTCCTTGCTTAAAATCAAAAGCTCCAGGGCCGTCTGTGGTTCCAGCAGCAAAGGCAAACCCCATGGCTGCTGGGCATGTTTTCACCGTCGGATGCTGACCTCCTGTACTTGCAGAAACATTCACTTCGAGTTGCGAGAAATCTAGGTAGGTATGCCTGTAATCAACGCTGCCCTGTATTTCTTCAGAAGCTGAATGGAAAAGATCGACAGCCTTGAGGAATTGCCTATTGCCAATGATACGAGTACTTTCAAATTCATCAGGATATCTGCAACAAGCAAAATTTAAATTAAAGGATTAATCTATAATGAGTTCTTCCAAATGTAAATAAGAATATGAAAGCTTCAACTGTAATAATCTGTATGCAAGCGGAAGAATACCCTGGGCCTCGTCCGTAGCATAATTCATTCTGCCCATTACATGTACTGTGATTGAAGTCACAAGGACGGTTGGTGTCTGTACAAAATGCTCCCAAGACATTTGGACTAACATCTCCACAGTTTGACTGGCAGAATGCAAAAACAAATTTGAGCTTGTTTTGTTCAGTGCTTCGAATGCGCGTGGCGATACTTGAACCTGATATTTGCCTACCACCTGAGGCCTTGTAGGATGATGCCAATCGTATTAGGTCGTCATCAGCTGAAAAACAAAAGCCAATAAAAGAGTAGTTTAGCCAGGACCTATATATTGGATATTTTAATCTGATACATAATCTCATCCACCACTAGCAATGCAACATACTTATCTCATTTGGTTCAGGAATTAGTGCGGAGACTCTTCGCGGATGCCCAGAACTCACATGAACTGCCTGCTTTGGAATAACGTTCTGCTCTGCCCAATCTTCCATGAAACGTGCAGCTGCACCTTTGTTGTCGCCGCTAATCAAAGAATTTGTACGGCTCATTGATGTCCCATGGGTTGCAAACC
Coding sequences within:
- the LOC136450177 gene encoding neutral ceramidase-like: MEASSSLRFQVSGFSLPKIWLCLFLVFVLQNCSPALSDSPYLVGMGSYDITGPAADVNMMGYANSEQIASGIHFRLKARAFIVAEPNGKRVVFVNLDACMASQIVTIKVLERLKARYGDLYNENNVAISGIHTHAGPGGYLQYVVYIVTSLGFVRQSFDVIVNGIEQCIVEAHNNLRPGKIYVNKGDLLDAGVNRSPSAYLNNPAEERGKYKYDVDKEMTLVKFVDDESGPVGSFNWFATHGTSMSRTNSLISGDNKGAAARFMEDWAEQNGIPKQAAHGNHDGLESLHMTSGLPRRVSLIIPEPNEITDDLVQLASSYEASGGLRLSGSSIIRRIRSTQQNRPKFVSAFCQSNCGDVSPNVLGTFCIDTGLPCDFNHSTCNGKNELCYGRGPGYPDEFESTRIIGNRQFQKAVDLFNSASEEIQGKVDFRHTYLDFSQLEVNIPTSTGGQQVVKTCPAAMGFAFAAGTTDGPGAFDFKQGDAKGNAFWRLVRNLLKKPGKEQVQCQAPKPILLDTGEMKEPYDWAPAILPIQIIRIGQLVILCVPGEFTTMAGRRLRDAVKTVLTSDNSGEFNNIHVVLAGLTNTYSQYITTFEEYQIQRYEGASTLYGPHTLSAYIQEFQKLATAMVANKEVPIKFQPPDMLDKQIELLPGVIFDSTPHGVKFGDVSSDVPANSTFSKGSIVNATFYSACPRNDLLTDGTFALVEKLDGSNNWVPAYDDDDWSLRFKWSRPSKLSSRSFATLEWTIPEDAPSGVYRLRHFGASKPLIGSIEHFTGTSRAFAVR